The Spirochaetota bacterium genome has a segment encoding these proteins:
- a CDS encoding DUF4304 domain-containing protein → MNSSLKYNNLIKMYFKPFFKEYGFSLEGNTFIIKENSNYGLIDFQKSRKSKNDIVIFTINIGVISNRLIDYFSLNIESPSIEDCHWRQRIGFLLKENNDKWWQIDQGTNVDELYMEIKEYLTSYAISAIQENMHDENLVNLWLSGKSPGLTDIQRLLNLSALVKKMGTYDTRLLAEIITELHQASINKPFFKMVEVHVNKLKNEE, encoded by the coding sequence ATGAATTCCTCACTAAAGTATAATAATCTGATAAAGATGTATTTCAAACCGTTTTTTAAAGAATATGGCTTTTCTCTTGAGGGGAACACTTTTATAATAAAGGAAAATTCAAATTATGGATTGATAGATTTTCAAAAAAGTCGAAAGAGTAAAAATGATATAGTTATTTTTACAATCAATATTGGAGTTATATCAAATAGATTGATAGATTATTTTTCGCTAAATATTGAATCTCCTTCTATAGAAGATTGCCATTGGAGACAACGAATAGGGTTTTTACTTAAAGAAAACAATGATAAATGGTGGCAGATCGATCAGGGAACAAATGTTGATGAATTATATATGGAAATAAAGGAATATTTAACGTCATATGCAATTAGTGCAATTCAGGAAAACATGCATGATGAAAACCTTGTTAATTTGTGGCTAAGTGGGAAATCCCCAGGATTAACGGACATTCAGAGATTATTGAATCTTTCGGCTCTTGTGAAGAAGATGGGGACATATGATACGAGGCTACTTGCGGAAATAATTACTGAGCTGCATCAAGCCTCGATTAATAAACCATTTTTCAAAATGGTTGAGGTGCATGTTAATAAATTAAAAAATGAGGAGTAA